In Salmo trutta chromosome 28, fSalTru1.1, whole genome shotgun sequence, one DNA window encodes the following:
- the LOC115166302 gene encoding coiled-coil domain-containing protein 22 — MDEVDKILIHSLRQTGTDVGKDVQSVKHFTSELIVEAVVKCLRVIDPALGSGLSPSLPPGMSARFRVGMSLAQACQDLGYKGEIGYQTFLYSNEPEIRSLLMFLVEKLPRESAEASDQPAGKSALLQKSIAAQIKAQLALPWLSPSCRLPLLCKTQNPGPSHSFHSQTLSLPHCLKVPGKKQLKEENDYHRDFLPPVTAQPSQHASVPASLLEQHAGELSATQEWENEWNSQGLLSRLTPEEYRSRKRARLQKRIEEQLRTAAQTRPDTLGAHGSGSDLPELLQSFGGSPLIGDILAKGTRFTHTEKLTFTEEPEKAAKQMAAAANSLPSSHQSEEDLQARQQEELASLQQQLQQLSLSLEEVGGDMRQLTVSIHQVSDELKQKELSNTEEEDSVRVKKQTIYLLPDGENNLAKLQALVEGSAERVVNLAAQWEKHRAPLIDEHRRLKELCSNQEVESSRKLSEIKELHEKISQSAEEAKKKEGLYKQLITEFENLPKDISRSAYTARILEIVGNIRKQKEEITKTLSDTKELQKEINSLTGKLDRTFAVTDELVFKDAKKDESVRKSYKYLAALHENCTQLIQTIEDTGTIMREIRDLEELIETENGKKTVSNLEKILEDYKAIRQENSALAAKIREA; from the exons ATGGATGAAGTTGATAAGATTTTAATTCACTCGCTTAGACAGACTGGCAC GGACGTGGGGAAGGATGTGCAGAGTGTGAAGCACTTCACCAGTGAGCTGATAGTGGAGGCGGTGGTGAAATGTCTGCGAGTGATCGACCCGGCCCTGGGAAGCGGACTGTCCCCCTCCTTACCCCCAGGCATGTCTGCCCGCTTCCGTGTGGGCATGAGCCTGGCACAGGCCTGTCAG GACCTTGGCTACAAGGGAGAGATTGGCTACCAGACCTTTCTGTACAGCAATGAGCCAGAGATCCGCTCCCTGCTCATGTTCCTAGTGGAGAAGCTGCCCAGAGAAAGTGCTGAGGCCTCGGACCAACCAGCAG GTAAATCGGCCCTCCTCCAGAAATCCATAGCTGCCCAGATTAAAGCTCAGCTGGCCTTGCCCTGGCTCTCTCCATCCTGCAGACTACCCCTCCTCTGTAAAACACAG AACCCAGGACCGTCCCACAGTTTCCACTCTCAGACCCTTAGTTTACCCCACTGCCTCAAAGTTCCTGGGAAAAAGCAATTGAAAG AGGAAAATGACTACCACAGGGACTTCCTTCCCCCTGTAACTGCCCAGCCGTCGCAGCATGCCTCCGTGCCGGCCTCCCTGCTGGAGCAGCATGCAGGGGAGCTCAGTGCCACCCAGGAGTGGGAGAACGAGTGGAACAGCCAAGGCCTCCTCTCCCGCCTCACACCCGAG GAATATCGCTCCAGGAAGCGTGCCCGTCTGCAGAAGCGCATCGAAGAGCAACTGCGCACTGCGGCCCAGACCCGCCCGGACACCCTCGGTGCCCACGGGTCGGGCTCTGACCTCCCAGAGCTGCTGCAGTCCTTCGGGGGCTCTCCCCTCATTGGTGACATCCTCGCCAAGGGCACCCGCTTCACCCACACTGAAAAATTAACTTTCACAGAG gagCCTGAGAAAGCTGCCAAGCAGATGGCAGCAGCGGCCAACTCCCTCCCCAGCTCACATCAGTCGGAGGAGGACTTGCAGGCCCGACAGCAGGAGGAGCTGGCCTCCCTGCAGCAGCAGCTCCAGCAGCTCTCCCTCAGCCTAGAGGAGGTGGGCGGAGACATGAGGCAGCTCACTGTGTCCATACATCAG GTGTCAGATGAGCTGAAGCAGAAGGAGCTGAGCAACACGGAGGAGGAGGACTCTGTGCGGGTAAAGAAGCAGACCATATATCTGCTGCCAGACGGGGAGAACAACCTGGCCAAGCTGCAGGCCCTAGTGGAGGGAAGTGCCGAGCGAGTGGTCAACCTGGCCGCCCAGTGGGAGAAACACAGAGCTCCACTTATCGACGAGCACCGCAGGCTCAAGGAGCTCTGCAGCAACCAAGAG GTGGAGTCCTCCCGAAAGCTATCTGAAATCAAAGAGCTTCACGAAAAAATCAGTCAATCTGCGGAGGAGGCCAAGAAGAAGGAGGGACTCTATAAACAACTG ATAACAGAGTTTGAGAATCTCCCCAAAGATATCTCCCGCTCAGCATACACTGCGAGGATCCTGGAGATCGTTGGCAACATCCGGAAACAGAAGGAAGAAATTACAAAG ACTCTGTCTGACACTAAAGAGCTACAGAAAGAGATTAACAGCCTGACTGGAAAACTGGACCGAACGTTCGCTGTGACTGATGAGCTGGTCTTCAAG GATGCGAAGAAAGACGAGTCTGTCCGCAAATCCTACAAGTACCTGGCAGCCTTGCATGAG AACTGCACTCAGTTGATCCAAACTATTGAGGACACTGGCACAATCATGAgagagatcagagacctggaggaacTG ATTGAAACAGAGAATGGTAAAAAGACTGTAAGCAACCTGGAGAAGATCCTGGAGGACTACAAAGCCATTCGCCAGGAGAACTCTGCTCTGGCTGCCAAGATCAGAGAGGCCTGA